The proteins below are encoded in one region of Gammaproteobacteria bacterium:
- a CDS encoding isoleucine--tRNA ligase — translation MADYKHTLNLPKTDFPMRGNLAQREPAMLKRWQDLNLYQRLRQIRAGAPRFVLHDGPPYANGDIHLGHALNKILKDIIVKARSLDGFDAPYVPGWDCHGLPIELNVEKKVGKPGFQVDAKTFRQACRDYALSQVERQRRAFIRLGGLGDWAHPYLTMDFQYEADILRSLGRVIANGHLHRGEKPVHWCLDCGSALAEAEVEYEDKNSPAIDVRFGVAEEETLLSRCHHVPQREGRGPVSVVIWTTTPWTLPANQAVAVHPELDYVVVQAETARGHERLVVAEALLKNVMARYGIEDYRVIATCLGADLEGLRLRHPFYPREVPVLLGDFVTTEAGTGCVHTAPAHGEDDYQVGRRYHLAVDNPVGPDGRFLPETPLFAGQHVLSANDEVIEVLKARGALLHEERLTHSYPHCWRHKTPIIFRATPQWFISMDQNGLRPAALAAIREVQWTPEWGQARITNMVASRPDWCISRQRTWGVPIALFVHRRTGALHPRTTELIEAVARRMEQAGVDAWFELDPAELLGKEAADYHKVTDTLDVWFDSGVSHACVLERRAELGGPPAALYLEGSDQHRGWFQSALLTGIAMRGAAPYRGVLTHGFTVDDQGRKMAKSLGNIIPPQDIINSLGADILRLWVAATDYRGEMSLSKNILARTADAYRRLRNTARFLLANLDGFEPGRDSVEPAALLDLDRWALEHARRLQGQIIEAYERYEFHHVYQKTHNFCVLEMGGFYLDIIKDRIYTMRRESVGRRSAQTAMYHIIQAMARWLAPVLSFTADEIWQHLPGAKSDSVFLETWHPFPEVFASAEEADAEMARWQNIVATREAVSKELEALRVAGGIGAGLDATVTLYCGRELLDQLKPLGEELRFVFITSDARVMPVTTPPPEAQHYTLPSNDECWVAVAPSAEPKCPRCWHHRADVGLDPAHPALCGRCASNVAGPGETRRHA, via the coding sequence ATGGCTGATTACAAGCACACCTTGAACCTCCCCAAAACCGACTTCCCCATGCGCGGCAACCTGGCCCAGCGGGAACCGGCCATGCTCAAACGCTGGCAGGACCTGAACCTCTACCAGCGGCTGCGCCAGATCCGCGCCGGCGCGCCCCGTTTCGTGCTGCACGACGGCCCGCCCTACGCCAACGGCGATATCCATCTCGGCCACGCCCTCAATAAAATCCTGAAAGACATCATTGTCAAAGCCCGCTCCCTGGACGGTTTCGATGCGCCCTATGTGCCGGGCTGGGACTGCCACGGCCTGCCCATTGAGCTGAACGTGGAAAAAAAAGTGGGCAAGCCGGGTTTCCAGGTGGACGCCAAAACCTTCCGCCAGGCCTGCCGCGACTATGCCCTCAGCCAAGTGGAGCGACAACGCCGGGCCTTCATCCGCTTAGGGGGGCTGGGTGACTGGGCACATCCCTATCTCACCATGGACTTCCAGTATGAGGCCGACATCCTGCGCAGCCTGGGCCGCGTCATTGCCAACGGCCATCTGCACCGGGGGGAAAAGCCGGTGCACTGGTGTTTGGACTGCGGTTCGGCCCTGGCGGAGGCGGAGGTGGAATACGAGGACAAGAACTCTCCCGCCATTGACGTGCGCTTTGGCGTGGCCGAGGAGGAGACCCTGCTCAGCCGCTGTCACCATGTGCCGCAGCGCGAGGGCCGGGGCCCCGTGTCGGTGGTGATCTGGACCACCACCCCCTGGACCCTGCCGGCCAACCAGGCGGTCGCTGTTCACCCGGAGCTGGACTATGTGGTGGTGCAGGCGGAAACCGCCCGCGGCCATGAGCGTCTGGTGGTGGCGGAGGCATTGCTGAAAAACGTGATGGCCCGCTACGGGATCGAGGACTACCGGGTGATCGCCACCTGTCTGGGGGCCGACCTGGAGGGGCTGAGGCTGCGCCATCCCTTCTACCCGCGGGAAGTGCCCGTACTGCTCGGCGACTTTGTCACCACCGAGGCCGGCACCGGCTGCGTGCACACCGCCCCGGCCCACGGCGAGGATGACTACCAGGTGGGCCGGCGCTACCACCTGGCGGTGGACAACCCGGTGGGCCCCGACGGCCGCTTTCTGCCCGAGACGCCCTTATTCGCCGGTCAGCACGTGTTGAGTGCCAACGACGAGGTCATCGAGGTTCTTAAAGCCCGCGGTGCCCTGCTGCACGAAGAACGCCTGACACACAGCTACCCCCATTGCTGGCGTCACAAAACACCCATCATCTTCCGGGCCACGCCCCAGTGGTTCATCAGCATGGATCAAAACGGCCTGCGGCCGGCGGCCCTGGCCGCCATCAGGGAGGTGCAATGGACACCGGAATGGGGCCAGGCCCGCATCACCAATATGGTCGCCAGCCGGCCCGACTGGTGCATCTCCCGGCAGCGCACCTGGGGCGTGCCCATCGCCCTGTTTGTGCACCGGCGCACGGGGGCGCTGCATCCGCGCACGACGGAACTCATCGAGGCCGTGGCCCGGCGCATGGAACAGGCCGGCGTGGACGCCTGGTTTGAGCTGGATCCGGCGGAGCTGCTGGGAAAGGAAGCGGCGGACTACCACAAAGTCACCGACACCCTGGATGTGTGGTTCGACTCCGGTGTCAGCCATGCCTGTGTGCTGGAGCGGCGCGCGGAACTGGGCGGACCGCCCGCGGCCCTGTACCTGGAAGGTTCGGATCAGCACCGCGGCTGGTTCCAAAGCGCCCTGCTCACGGGTATCGCCATGCGCGGCGCGGCACCCTACCGCGGCGTGCTCACCCACGGTTTCACGGTGGACGATCAGGGGCGGAAAATGGCCAAGTCGCTGGGCAACATCATCCCGCCCCAGGACATCATCAATTCCCTGGGGGCCGACATCCTGCGCCTGTGGGTGGCCGCCACGGATTACCGCGGCGAGATGAGCCTGTCCAAAAACATTCTCGCCCGCACCGCCGACGCCTATCGCCGCCTGCGCAACACCGCCCGCTTTTTGCTGGCCAATCTGGACGGTTTTGAGCCCGGGCGGGACAGCGTCGAGCCTGCCGCGCTGCTGGATCTGGACCGCTGGGCGCTGGAACACGCCCGCCGCCTGCAAGGCCAGATCATCGAGGCCTACGAGCGCTACGAATTCCATCACGTGTATCAAAAGACCCACAACTTCTGCGTGCTGGAAATGGGCGGCTTTTATCTGGACATCATCAAAGACCGCATCTACACCATGCGGCGCGAAAGCGTGGGGCGGCGTTCAGCGCAAACGGCCATGTACCACATCATCCAGGCCATGGCCCGCTGGCTGGCGCCGGTGCTCAGCTTCACCGCCGATGAAATCTGGCAGCACCTGCCCGGTGCAAAGAGCGACTCGGTGTTTCTGGAAACCTGGCACCCTTTTCCCGAGGTGTTTGCCTCGGCGGAAGAAGCTGATGCGGAAATGGCCCGCTGGCAAAACATCGTCGCCACCCGCGAGGCGGTGAGCAAGGAGCTGGAAGCTCTCAGAGTGGCCGGCGGCATCGGCGCCGGCCTGGATGCCACCGTAACACTCTATTGCGGGCGGGAACTCCTGGACCAGCTCAAACCCCTGGGTGAGGAGCTGCGCTTCGTGTTCATCACCTCCGACGCCCGGGTGATGCCGGTCACCACCCCCCCACCCGAGGCCCAGCACTACACCCTGCCTTCCAACGACGAATGCTGGGTGGCGGTGGCCCCCTCGGCAGAGCCCAAATGCCCCCGCTGCTGGCACCACCGCGCCGATGTGGGCCTTGATCCGGCGCATCCGGCGCTGTGCGGCCGCTGCGCCAGCAACGTGGCCGGGCCTGGCGAAACCCGGCGCCACGCGTAA
- the thiO gene encoding glycine oxidase ThiO, which produces MSDVTVIGGGLIGMLTARELALAGATVTLLERRTAGREASWAGGGILSPLYPWRYPAAVSRLARWSQACYPTLAGELLAHTGIDPEYQACGLLLLDQDENAQALGWAGQWGYELSHAGEAELRELEPRLNPAFSRSQWWPTLGQIRNPRLLQALASRLAQLKVKVVEHCEVRGLRTQAGRLAGLDTTQGPRSTALAVVAGGAWAAEILRPAGACLPVRPVRGQMLLFSGPPDLLRHIVLYNGRYLVPRRDGRVLAGSTVEEVGFDKSTTPTALADLRRAACELIPALESLPIEHHWAGLRPGSPQGVPFIGPCPGVQGLYVNAGHFRNGVVTGPASARLLADMILKRPPILDPAAYRPPAAHATAKGAKHAKGEWCEPDT; this is translated from the coding sequence ATGAGCGATGTCACCGTCATCGGCGGCGGCCTCATCGGCATGTTGACCGCCCGGGAGCTGGCCCTGGCCGGGGCCACGGTCACCCTGCTGGAACGCCGCACTGCGGGGCGGGAAGCCTCCTGGGCTGGCGGCGGCATCCTCTCGCCCCTCTATCCCTGGCGCTATCCCGCCGCGGTCTCGCGTCTGGCGCGTTGGAGCCAGGCCTGCTACCCCACCCTAGCGGGGGAACTGCTGGCGCACACCGGCATTGATCCCGAATACCAAGCCTGCGGCCTGCTGCTGCTGGACCAGGACGAAAACGCGCAGGCCCTGGGCTGGGCCGGCCAGTGGGGCTACGAACTCAGCCACGCCGGCGAGGCCGAACTCCGGGAACTGGAACCCCGTCTCAATCCTGCCTTCAGCCGCTCCCAATGGTGGCCCACTCTCGGCCAGATCCGCAATCCCCGCCTGTTGCAGGCACTGGCGAGCCGGCTGGCGCAGCTCAAGGTGAAGGTGGTGGAGCACTGTGAAGTCCGGGGCTTGCGGACGCAGGCCGGCCGGCTTGCGGGCCTGGACACCACTCAGGGCCCCAGGAGCACCGCGCTGGCCGTGGTGGCCGGCGGCGCCTGGGCGGCAGAGATCTTGCGCCCCGCCGGCGCGTGCCTGCCGGTGCGACCGGTGCGGGGCCAGATGCTGTTGTTCAGCGGTCCCCCGGATCTGCTGCGCCATATTGTGCTCTATAACGGCCGTTATCTGGTCCCGCGGCGGGATGGCCGCGTTCTGGCGGGCAGCACGGTGGAAGAGGTGGGCTTCGACAAATCCACCACTCCCACCGCGCTGGCGGACCTCCGCCGCGCCGCCTGCGAACTCATTCCCGCCCTGGAATCCCTGCCCATCGAACACCACTGGGCGGGGCTGCGGCCCGGCTCCCCCCAGGGCGTGCCCTTCATCGGCCCCTGTCCCGGTGTGCAGGGCCTTTACGTCAACGCGGGGCATTTTCGCAATGGCGTGGTCACCGGGCCGGCCTCCGCCCGCCTGCTGGCAGACATGATACTGAAGCGGCCACCGATACTGGACCCGGCCGCCTACCGGCCTCCGGCAGCGCACGCCACCGCAAAGGGCGCGAAGCACGCCAAGGGTGAGTGGTGCGAACCTGACACCTAG
- a CDS encoding prepilin-type N-terminal cleavage/methylation domain-containing protein — MIIPRNATPSRSRYRTVPVVTRSGQRHQGFTLVELLVSVALAVLVLSGLAQIYAASKKSFEIQTTLSRVQDTARYAFDIISDDLRRAGYWGMLDMQTAIANGNLSGDVPPNGSCPSSNNSWGLMVRRRLFGLNESSTGYRCITEHRAGTDVLVVRYASAETHNPNFDIVGRSYLFAAALEAQVGTAPLPFPRPLSDTITGYHHLRAHAYYVTKAHGTGGQPRSCEGVQIPALAREHLSSIGFPQREELVTGVEQLQVLYGVDSDGDGIANQYQNADGVADWNQVAAVRFWLLVRDECPESGYTDPVTTYVMGDKNYTPSQTAFRRYLYSGTVALRN; from the coding sequence ATGATAATTCCAAGAAACGCTACGCCTTCACGTTCGAGATATAGAACGGTCCCGGTAGTTACCCGCAGCGGACAAAGGCACCAGGGCTTCACCCTGGTGGAGTTGCTGGTCTCCGTGGCTTTGGCCGTGTTGGTCTTGTCAGGCCTGGCGCAGATCTATGCCGCCAGCAAGAAAAGCTTCGAGATTCAAACCACCCTGAGCCGCGTGCAAGATACCGCGCGCTATGCCTTCGACATCATCAGCGACGACCTCCGCCGGGCCGGGTACTGGGGGATGCTGGATATGCAAACCGCCATTGCCAATGGCAATCTGAGCGGCGATGTACCGCCCAACGGCAGCTGCCCGAGCAGCAATAACAGCTGGGGGCTTATGGTGCGGCGGCGCCTGTTCGGTCTCAACGAAAGCTCCACCGGTTACCGCTGCATCACCGAACACAGGGCGGGCACCGACGTGTTGGTGGTGCGCTATGCTTCAGCGGAAACCCATAATCCAAACTTTGACATTGTCGGCAGATCGTATCTCTTCGCCGCGGCCCTGGAGGCCCAGGTGGGCACTGCCCCCCTCCCTTTCCCCCGTCCGCTGAGCGACACCATAACGGGCTACCATCACCTGCGGGCCCATGCCTACTACGTGACCAAGGCCCACGGCACCGGCGGCCAGCCCCGCAGCTGTGAGGGGGTGCAGATCCCGGCCCTGGCGCGGGAGCACCTGAGCAGCATAGGCTTTCCCCAGCGCGAGGAACTGGTCACCGGGGTGGAGCAGTTGCAAGTCTTGTATGGCGTGGACAGCGACGGTGACGGCATCGCCAATCAATACCAAAACGCCGACGGCGTTGCCGACTGGAACCAGGTTGCCGCCGTACGCTTTTGGCTGCTGGTGCGGGATGAATGCCCGGAAAGCGGGTACACTGACCCCGTCACGACTTACGTCATGGGCGACAAGAACTATACGCCCAGTCAGACCGCTTTCCGGCGGTACCTGTACAGTGGCACCGTGGCGCTGCGCAACTGA
- the lspA gene encoding signal peptidase II has translation MGRWLGLAGLIIALDQASKHAAQAAFRLHETLAVVPFFNLTLAYNEGAAFSFLAGAGGWQRWFFTALALVVCALLLLWLKRLPPEKKREAAGLAFILGGALGNVIDRLALGHVIDFVDFYYPAADRCLPLFSPVMTATGLHCHWPAFNLADSAIFLGAACLVWDSLRSRRSAAEETNT, from the coding sequence ATGGGGCGCTGGTTGGGGCTGGCGGGCCTGATCATTGCCCTGGACCAGGCCAGCAAACACGCAGCGCAGGCGGCCTTCCGCCTGCACGAGACTCTGGCAGTGGTGCCGTTTTTCAATCTCACCCTGGCCTACAACGAGGGGGCGGCGTTCAGCTTTCTGGCCGGCGCGGGCGGCTGGCAGCGTTGGTTTTTCACCGCGCTGGCGCTGGTGGTGTGCGCGCTGTTGCTGCTCTGGCTGAAGCGCCTGCCGCCGGAGAAAAAACGGGAGGCAGCGGGCCTGGCTTTCATCCTCGGCGGCGCCTTGGGCAATGTCATCGACCGGCTTGCGCTCGGTCACGTTATCGACTTTGTCGATTTCTATTATCCCGCCGCCGACCGGTGCCTGCCGCTGTTCAGTCCCGTCATGACCGCCACCGGCCTGCACTGCCACTGGCCCGCCTTCAACCTGGCCGATTCGGCCATTTTTCTCGGCGCCGCCTGCCTGGTGTGGGACAGCTTGCGGTCGCGGCGAAGCGCAGCAGAGGAAACGAACACGTAA
- a CDS encoding transcriptional repressor, producing MEGIDDFPADKAGLVRLMRERGITPTHQRVEIALILFARPQHLSAEQILARVNEDGTLVSKATVYNTLGLFARKGLIREVIVDPTKVFYDPTTSPHHHFYNVDDGSLTDIDADAIGLGALPALPPGTTAEGIEVVIRVRNVRPLP from the coding sequence ATGGAAGGAATTGACGACTTCCCCGCAGACAAAGCCGGGCTTGTGCGCCTTATGCGCGAGCGCGGAATCACGCCCACCCATCAGCGGGTGGAAATCGCTCTGATCCTGTTCGCCCGGCCTCAACACCTCTCCGCCGAACAGATTCTCGCCAGGGTGAACGAGGACGGCACCCTGGTCTCCAAAGCCACGGTCTACAACACCCTGGGCCTGTTCGCCCGCAAGGGCCTGATCCGGGAGGTGATCGTGGATCCCACCAAGGTGTTCTACGACCCCACCACCAGCCCCCACCATCATTTCTACAATGTGGACGATGGCAGCCTGACAGACATCGACGCCGACGCCATCGGCCTCGGCGCCCTGCCCGCCCTGCCGCCGGGCACCACGGCAGAGGGTATTGAGGTGGTGATCCGGGTGCGCAACGTCCGTCCGCTGCCGTAG
- the pilV gene encoding type IV pilus modification protein PilV → MEGDTMRVQRCDGFSLMEVLVTVVVVAIALLGMAGLQFTGLKASSEAHEYTLASQLAQDIMERIQANSDARDSYYPVELDPDSALAAPKDCTVSGCAPQEMAAYDLWQWYDLLSRGAPLLPQGKLAISAVPGVAGTRVFTATIFWGQGDDNSKKRYAFTFEI, encoded by the coding sequence ATGGAAGGCGACACAATGCGCGTCCAGCGGTGCGACGGTTTTTCGCTGATGGAAGTCCTGGTGACCGTGGTCGTGGTGGCCATCGCCCTGCTGGGCATGGCGGGCTTGCAGTTCACCGGACTCAAAGCGAGCAGCGAAGCCCACGAATATACCCTTGCCAGTCAGCTGGCCCAGGATATCATGGAACGCATACAGGCCAATTCCGATGCGCGGGACAGCTATTACCCTGTGGAACTGGACCCTGACAGCGCCCTGGCGGCACCAAAGGATTGTACCGTCAGCGGCTGTGCGCCCCAGGAAATGGCCGCTTACGATCTGTGGCAGTGGTACGATCTGCTGTCGCGCGGCGCGCCTTTGCTGCCGCAGGGGAAACTGGCCATCTCCGCCGTTCCGGGTGTGGCGGGCACAAGGGTGTTTACCGCCACCATATTTTGGGGTCAGGGCGATGATAATTCCAAGAAACGCTACGCCTTCACGTTCGAGATATAG
- a CDS encoding 4-hydroxy-3-methylbut-2-enyl diphosphate reductase — MQLILANPRGFCAGVDRAVHIVERALSLFGAPIYVRHEVVHNQYVVDGLRAKGVVFVDELDEVPDGRLVIFSAHGVSRAVREEAAQRGLKVFDATCPLVTKVHLEVERYRRAGHDCVLIGHAGHPEVEGTMGQWGEASEGARMHLVQSAEDARRLQVRDPRAVAFVTQTTLSVDDTTEIIDILRNRFPAIIGPRKNDICYATQNRQDAVKHLAERCDLVLVVGSPSSSNSNRLRELAEKRGVSAYLIDGADEIKQHWLTGRHAIGITAGASAPEVLVQAVIARLQALGARPPQELEGRKEQLTFALPKELGA; from the coding sequence ATGCAACTCATTCTCGCCAACCCCCGTGGCTTCTGCGCCGGCGTGGACCGGGCCGTTCACATTGTCGAGCGCGCCCTGAGCTTGTTCGGCGCCCCCATCTATGTCCGCCATGAAGTGGTCCATAACCAGTACGTGGTGGACGGCCTGCGGGCCAAGGGGGTGGTGTTCGTGGACGAGCTGGACGAGGTGCCCGACGGCCGGTTGGTGATCTTCAGCGCCCACGGCGTCTCCAGGGCGGTGCGTGAGGAAGCGGCGCAGCGCGGCCTCAAGGTGTTCGATGCCACCTGCCCCCTGGTCACCAAAGTGCATCTGGAAGTGGAGCGCTATCGCCGCGCCGGGCATGACTGTGTGCTTATCGGCCACGCCGGCCACCCCGAGGTGGAAGGCACCATGGGGCAGTGGGGCGAGGCATCCGAGGGGGCGCGCATGCATCTGGTCCAAAGCGCCGAGGACGCACGGCGGCTCCAGGTGCGCGACCCGCGCGCCGTGGCCTTCGTTACCCAGACCACGCTGTCGGTGGACGACACGACGGAGATTATTGACATACTGCGCAACCGTTTTCCGGCTATCATCGGACCGCGCAAAAACGATATCTGCTACGCCACGCAAAACCGGCAGGACGCCGTCAAACACCTGGCCGAACGCTGCGACCTGGTCCTGGTGGTGGGCTCGCCCAGCAGTTCCAACTCCAACCGCTTGCGCGAGCTGGCCGAAAAACGGGGGGTGAGCGCCTATTTGATCGACGGCGCCGACGAAATCAAACAACACTGGTTGACCGGCCGCCACGCCATCGGTATCACCGCCGGGGCCTCCGCGCCGGAAGTGCTGGTGCAGGCGGTGATCGCACGCTTGCAGGCGCTGGGCGCCCGGCCGCCGCAAGAGCTTGAAGGGCGCAAAGAACAGCTCACCTTCGCGCTGCCCAAAGAACTTGGCGCCTGA
- a CDS encoding type IV pilin protein, producing the protein MWQSPPGGICGDLPHQRGGAGRQRRRPHRARTLPPAGAAAQRPQLAHGGECAGAASVRKLRLEHALMPYRAGATTRQAQSAFSFVELMMVLAVIGIIGALAYPSYVDYIRKSKRTVAKSALLEVAARQEAYYFDNRQYTSDLTLLNYPSSPAEFGSNGQALSPGGGAVYTVAAQVDVSGCGGAPCFVLTATPQGDQAADTACGSYVLHSDGSRAPATAGCW; encoded by the coding sequence ATGTGGCAGTCCCCGCCCGGCGGAATATGTGGAGACCTACCGCATCAGCGTGGCGGCGCAGGACGCCAGCGGCGCCGCCCGCATCGTGCAAGAACATTACCGCCGGCGGGTGCAGCCGCTCAGCGACCCCAACTGGCCCATGGCGGGGAGTGTGCCGGTGCCGCAAGTGTACGAAAGCTACGCCTGGAGCATGCGCTGATGCCGTACCGTGCGGGAGCAACAACGCGCCAGGCCCAAAGCGCATTCAGTTTTGTTGAGCTGATGATGGTATTGGCGGTGATCGGGATCATTGGCGCCCTGGCCTATCCCTCCTATGTGGACTATATCCGCAAAAGCAAGCGCACCGTGGCCAAATCCGCCCTGCTGGAAGTGGCGGCGCGCCAGGAAGCCTATTACTTCGACAACCGGCAATACACCAGCGATCTCACCCTGTTGAACTACCCCTCTTCCCCGGCGGAATTCGGCAGTAACGGCCAGGCCCTCAGCCCCGGCGGGGGCGCCGTGTATACGGTGGCGGCGCAAGTGGACGTGAGCGGCTGCGGCGGGGCCCCGTGTTTTGTGCTCACCGCCACCCCCCAAGGAGACCAGGCCGCAGATACCGCCTGCGGCAGCTATGTGCTGCATTCCGACGGCAGTCGGGCACCGGCCACGGCGGGATGCTGGTGA